In Citrus sinensis cultivar Valencia sweet orange chromosome 4, DVS_A1.0, whole genome shotgun sequence, one DNA window encodes the following:
- the LOC102619374 gene encoding uncharacterized protein LOC102619374, protein MADWGPVVIATVLFVLLTPGLLFQIPGRNRVVEFGNMQTSGASILVHSVIFFGLITIFLIAITVHIYTG, encoded by the coding sequence ATGGCGGATTGGGGACCGGTAGTGATAGCAACGGTGCTGTTCGTGCTGCTAACGCCAGGGCTCTTGTTTCAGATTCCTGGCAGAAACAGAGTTGTTGAGTTTGGTAACATGCAGACAAGTGGCGCTTCCATTCTTGTCCACTCTGTCATCTTCTTTGGCCTCATCACCATTTTCCTTATTGCCATTACAGTCCACATCTATACTGGCTGA
- the LOC107174550 gene encoding uncharacterized protein LOC107174550, with the protein METEELIKKCSAITLEEEEEDRVIFGGSMKEKRAHIAAGCLVGKILTTRGVSHEGIRTALQQAWRPVGVVKVESLRNKIFMFKFSSAEDKRRVLKGGPWHFDRAFIVLQEPSGIGNVTEQSFSHVSFWVQLHNVPLMCMDISTIREISSKIGMFEDVATDATGDCFREYVRVRISIDITKRLKKVIRIQQEDGKEILVGVTYEKLPDFCFCCGYIRHQYRECATYKGQPKEELAYGAWLRAIPLPERTRFQRSKERGNRDQSKTPREDRNSESTGTPPTTTTEPERGNWVRVNPTSR; encoded by the coding sequence ATGGAAACAGAGgagttaataaagaaatgcaGCGCAATAACACTCGAAGAGGAGGAGGAAGATAGAGTCATTTTTGGGGGCAGTATGAAGGAAAAAAGGGCTCATATCGCAGCAGGGTGCCTAGTTGGAAAAATCCTCACAACGAGAGGAGTCAGTCACGAGGGGATTAGAACAGCTCTACAACAAGCCTGGCGCCCAGTGGGAGTAGTCAAAGTAGAGAGCTTgcgaaataaaatattcatgttCAAGTTTTCTTCAGCAGAGGATAAACGAAGAGTGCTAAAAGGGGGGCCATGGCATTTCGACCGAGCTTTTATAGTGCTCCAAGAGCCGAGTGGTATAGGCAATGTTACGGAACAATCATTTTCACACGTCTCATTTTGGGTACAGCTGCATAATGTACCTTTAATGTGCATGGATATAAGCACAATTCGTGAGATTAGTTCTAAGATTGGGATGTTTGAAGACGTAGCTACAGATGCAACGGGGGACTGTTTTAGGGAATATGTGCGAGTCCGGATTTCGATAGATATCACGAAGAGGTTGAAGAAGGTCATAAGAATCCAACAGGAAGATGGGAAAGAGATTTTGGTTGGAGTTACTTATGAGAAGTTGCCAGACTTCTGCTTTTGCTGTGGATACATCAGGCATCAATACAGAGAGTGTGCCACATATAAAGGCCAACCTAAAGAGGAGTTGGCATATGGAGCTTGGTTAAGGGCAATTCCATTACCGGAGCGAACGAGATTTCAAAGGAGCAAAGAGAGGGGTAACAGGGACCAAAGTAAAACACCAAGAGAAGATAGGAACTCAGAAAGTACAGGCACCCCCCCAACTACAACAACTGAACCCGAGAGGGGAAATTGGGTCAGGGTCAATCCAACATCAAGATGA